A section of the Spirosoma pollinicola genome encodes:
- a CDS encoding OBAP family protein, whose product MRNWHRKSQLTGNQGELVMNNSLISVCISLFISACGGSSTPSNVTSPGQEKTTKTQVLEAGASALQAKKPVNKLDIYLDGFHFYNGHMNGQMEAHHYCSKLNEDLTQCVIFDGNGDSAKIMGVEYIVSEKLFKTLPADEKKLWHSHRYEVKSGSLIAPGLPDVAEHELMETIVTTYGKTWHTWHTDQDLALPYGSPALMMGFTKDGQLTKQLEKDRDRRFDLSTDEKKKNRLDIPESSVQPGADAWQSGDVVQLPALTKHTHQHVPE is encoded by the coding sequence ATGAGAAACTGGCATAGAAAGAGCCAACTAACGGGCAACCAGGGCGAACTTGTCATGAATAACAGCTTGATCTCAGTTTGTATAAGCTTATTTATCAGTGCTTGCGGAGGTAGTAGCACGCCGTCGAATGTAACGTCGCCCGGTCAGGAAAAAACCACTAAAACCCAGGTTCTCGAAGCGGGTGCATCGGCTTTACAGGCAAAGAAACCAGTAAACAAACTGGATATTTACCTCGACGGCTTTCATTTTTATAATGGCCACATGAATGGCCAGATGGAAGCTCATCATTACTGTTCCAAACTCAATGAGGACCTGACGCAGTGCGTTATTTTTGATGGAAATGGCGACAGTGCCAAGATCATGGGCGTTGAGTATATCGTTTCGGAGAAGCTGTTTAAAACACTGCCCGCCGATGAGAAAAAGCTTTGGCACAGCCATCGGTACGAAGTCAAAAGTGGTTCCCTCATTGCACCAGGGTTACCCGACGTTGCCGAACATGAACTGATGGAAACCATCGTGACCACATATGGCAAAACCTGGCATACGTGGCATACCGATCAGGATTTAGCCCTTCCGTATGGAAGTCCGGCATTAATGATGGGCTTCACCAAAGACGGCCAGCTTACTAAACAGCTGGAAAAAGACCGGGATCGGCGGTTTGATTTATCTACGGATGAAAAGAAAAAGAACCGTCTTGATATTCCCGAATCATCCGTTCAACCCGGTGCCGATGCCTGGCAATCGGGCGACGTCGTACAACTGCCCGCTCTGACAAAGCATACGCACCAACATGTTCCAGAATAA
- a CDS encoding glycosyltransferase family 1 protein has protein sequence MITDNKTDSSNKIRKSTFNPLTHSVDSINHPSSQLRGDSQDVICFTHLRWNFVYQRPQHLLSRASRQYRVWYVEEPVWQDTLGLDVQVLSDTIRVVVPRLPHGIDHETTIRLQRQLVNQLIEQQSIKKYVSWYYTPMALQFTDHLCPQLTVYDCMDELSAFKGASPQLLDLEKRLLAKANLVFTGGYSLYEAKRSRHEHVFAFPSCIDYQHFEAARQKLPDPVDQRHLTGLRIGYSGVIDERLDLDLLKDIAERLPNWQFVLLGPVVKIDPATLPQGPNLHYLGMKSYHELPAYFSNWDAALMPFAINEATRYISPTKTPEYLAAGLPVVSTSIRDVARTYGGWDQVLIADSASVIEKALGQMIQYASTSDRTALDAFLQEQSWDNTWRQMQKLLEGQLVYAAIK, from the coding sequence ATGATCACCGACAACAAAACCGACTCATCCAACAAAATCAGGAAGTCAACCTTCAACCCATTAACCCATTCTGTAGACTCGATAAACCATCCGTCCAGCCAATTACGGGGTGATAGTCAAGATGTAATTTGCTTCACCCATTTACGCTGGAATTTTGTTTATCAACGGCCTCAGCATTTACTGAGTAGAGCCAGTCGTCAGTATCGGGTTTGGTATGTTGAAGAGCCTGTCTGGCAGGATACACTTGGGCTTGACGTTCAGGTATTATCTGATACTATTCGGGTTGTGGTTCCTCGCCTGCCACATGGGATCGATCACGAAACGACAATTCGGTTGCAGCGCCAGCTAGTCAATCAACTGATTGAACAACAGTCTATAAAGAAGTATGTAAGTTGGTATTATACACCAATGGCGCTGCAATTCACCGATCACCTTTGTCCGCAATTGACCGTGTATGATTGTATGGACGAGCTATCGGCGTTTAAAGGGGCATCACCTCAATTGCTCGATCTGGAAAAGCGATTACTAGCCAAGGCAAATCTGGTATTTACAGGTGGCTACAGTCTTTATGAAGCCAAACGTTCACGGCATGAGCACGTGTTTGCCTTTCCAAGTTGTATCGATTATCAACATTTTGAGGCTGCTCGCCAGAAATTGCCTGACCCTGTCGATCAACGGCATTTAACAGGTCTGCGTATCGGCTACAGTGGTGTCATTGATGAACGACTTGATCTTGATCTGCTCAAAGATATAGCCGAACGTTTACCGAACTGGCAGTTTGTGCTCCTGGGTCCGGTTGTGAAAATTGACCCCGCCACACTGCCACAAGGGCCAAACCTGCATTATCTGGGTATGAAATCCTATCATGAACTGCCCGCTTACTTCAGTAATTGGGATGCGGCTTTGATGCCATTTGCTATTAACGAGGCCACCCGCTATATCAGCCCCACCAAAACGCCGGAGTATCTGGCGGCTGGTTTACCGGTCGTGTCAACATCTATTCGGGATGTGGCGCGAACCTATGGCGGCTGGGATCAGGTGTTAATTGCTGACTCGGCATCGGTTATCGAGAAGGCACTTGGCCAAATGATTCAATATGCATCTACTTCGGATCGAACGGCGCTGGACGCTTTCCTGCAGGAACAATCCTGGGATAACACCTGGCGTCAAATGCAGAAACTACTTGAAGGGCAACTGGTATATGCGGCTATAAAATAA
- the trxA gene encoding thioredoxin yields MAAGTHAVEATDANFNDLINSDKPVLVDFWAEWCGPCKMIGPVVEQLAGEYEGKAIVAKMDVDQNAQIPAKFGIRSIPTLMIFKNGQLVDKVIGAVPKNVLEQKLQGAMEPATI; encoded by the coding sequence ATGGCAGCAGGAACACATGCCGTAGAAGCAACCGATGCGAACTTCAACGATCTCATAAATTCTGACAAACCCGTTTTAGTAGATTTCTGGGCCGAATGGTGCGGTCCTTGTAAAATGATCGGACCCGTTGTTGAGCAACTGGCCGGCGAATACGAGGGAAAAGCCATTGTAGCCAAAATGGACGTTGACCAAAATGCGCAGATTCCCGCTAAATTCGGTATCCGCAGCATCCCAACCCTGATGATTTTCAAAAACGGACAACTGGTCGATAAAGTAATTGGCGCCGTTCCCAAAAACGTACTGGAGCAAAAGCTTCAGGGCGCAATGGAACCCGCAACGATCTAA